The following are from one region of the Alkalimarinus sediminis genome:
- the pip gene encoding prolyl aminopeptidase, with translation MLTLFPDLAPNQTYRFSVSDLHDIYVEESGNRNGIPIVVMHGGPGLGCGRYLRRFFDSERFRIIMIDQRGAGRSKPLAETSGNSTEALVSDVERVRQELSVDKWLVFGYGWGAALALAYAVAHSESVVGMLLQGVMLGGQKEVDWLFKDGCNRVFPDAWEEFVAPLGAGEQGDVLRAYSARLNDSNELVQMQAAKAWAYWMARCSTLHPNQSVVDYYLNPHIAIALAKLQCHYFTNLGFRADASTFAGLKSLSGIPGVLVHGRYDLIAPLNGALALQHHWSGAEIHIIRDAGHSIAEPAIVDAILNSINQLVDRVGPDIA, from the coding sequence CATGATATCTATGTGGAAGAGTCGGGTAATCGAAACGGGATCCCTATTGTCGTAATGCATGGTGGGCCGGGTCTTGGGTGTGGCCGTTATTTAAGGCGCTTTTTTGACTCAGAGCGCTTCAGAATTATCATGATCGATCAGCGGGGAGCAGGTAGGTCAAAGCCTCTAGCGGAGACATCAGGGAATAGCACAGAAGCGCTTGTTTCTGATGTTGAGCGAGTCAGGCAAGAGTTGTCGGTCGATAAGTGGCTAGTATTTGGTTATGGTTGGGGGGCTGCTTTGGCGTTGGCGTACGCTGTAGCTCACTCAGAATCAGTTGTAGGGATGCTTCTTCAGGGGGTCATGTTAGGTGGTCAAAAAGAAGTTGACTGGCTCTTTAAGGATGGCTGTAATCGAGTGTTTCCAGATGCCTGGGAAGAATTTGTTGCGCCGCTAGGTGCCGGTGAGCAAGGTGATGTGCTTCGTGCTTATAGTGCTAGGTTAAATGACAGTAATGAGCTAGTGCAGATGCAGGCGGCAAAGGCTTGGGCGTATTGGATGGCTCGATGCTCAACACTGCATCCTAATCAGTCTGTAGTTGATTATTATCTAAACCCACATATAGCCATTGCTCTGGCAAAGCTGCAGTGCCACTATTTTACTAATCTAGGATTTCGAGCAGATGCTAGTACCTTTGCGGGGCTCAAGTCTCTGTCGGGCATTCCTGGTGTGCTGGTGCATGGTCGGTATGATTTAATTGCGCCCTTAAATGGTGCGCTAGCGCTGCAGCACCACTGGAGTGGTGCGGAGATTCATATTATCCGAGATGCAGGGCACTCTATTGCTGAACCGGCCATTGTAGATGCCATTCTTAATTCGATTAATCAGTTGGTTGATAGGGTTGGTCCTGATATTGCTTAG
- a CDS encoding inorganic triphosphatase, with the protein MSKEIELKMIASPVSVKSGLPELLKKLDVKKVKETWLVNKYFDTHDLLLNKACIALRIREKGGRFIQTLKTKGDTVGGLSQRGEWEWGLSGCKLDVTCLHEGGWPEGIPVAELAEVFETNFKRTSAVVELKGGRAELAVDDGYILAGGVKSPLSEVEIELIDGDAGVLFEVAEIVAHAMSVMVADVSKAEKGYRLVSGGEMKAFSYPLGCVSDSKSVIKELVSRNLSHWLFLVDQFEVRHARLSILELVGVLTTLREVVGIYRSIDGLNDFSYFELFDLEINALGALLDEVVANDCLCDVGRLLSSGRAGVLSVELSRWLRTL; encoded by the coding sequence ATGTCCAAAGAAATTGAACTAAAGATGATAGCTTCACCAGTTTCAGTTAAGTCTGGATTGCCTGAGTTACTTAAAAAGTTAGATGTCAAAAAAGTAAAAGAGACTTGGTTGGTTAATAAGTACTTTGATACACATGACTTGTTGCTTAACAAAGCGTGCATAGCGCTTCGGATTCGTGAAAAGGGCGGTCGTTTTATCCAAACATTAAAAACCAAGGGGGATACTGTTGGTGGGCTTAGTCAACGAGGTGAGTGGGAGTGGGGTCTATCGGGCTGCAAGCTCGACGTTACTTGCTTGCACGAGGGTGGGTGGCCAGAAGGTATTCCGGTAGCAGAGTTGGCAGAGGTTTTTGAGACTAATTTTAAACGCACGAGCGCTGTGGTTGAATTGAAGGGCGGTAGGGCAGAGCTTGCCGTTGATGATGGGTATATATTGGCTGGTGGTGTTAAGTCACCATTGAGCGAGGTGGAAATAGAGCTTATTGACGGAGATGCTGGTGTATTGTTTGAGGTGGCAGAGATTGTTGCTCATGCTATGTCGGTGATGGTGGCGGATGTCAGTAAGGCAGAAAAAGGGTATCGTCTTGTGAGTGGTGGAGAGATGAAGGCGTTTTCTTATCCTTTAGGGTGTGTGAGTGACAGTAAAAGCGTTATAAAAGAACTTGTATCACGAAATCTATCTCATTGGTTGTTTCTGGTTGATCAATTTGAGGTGAGGCATGCAAGACTCTCAATTCTAGAGCTGGTTGGAGTGCTGACCACTTTGCGTGAGGTTGTCGGGATCTATCGCTCTATTGATGGCTTGAATGATTTTTCATATTTTGAACTGTTTGACTTGGAAATTAACGCATTAGGTGCTTTGTTAGATGAAGTTGTCGCCAACGATTGCTTGTGCGATGTTGGTCGTCTATTGTCATCAGGTCGAGCGGGTGTTTTGTCTGTTGAGTTGAGTCGATGGTTACGGACCCTCTAG
- the dtd gene encoding D-aminoacyl-tRNA deacylase, with amino-acid sequence MKGLIQRVSEASVNVDGSVVGKINRGILLLLGVEKGDSQQEADRLLKKVLSYRIFDDESGKMNLSLMDAGGALLIVSQFTLVADTKKGLRPGFSSGATPVDGLKLYDYFVAQAKDLHPKVETGCYGADMKVSLINDGPVTFLLEC; translated from the coding sequence TTGAAAGGATTGATTCAGCGGGTTTCAGAGGCTTCCGTTAATGTAGATGGAAGCGTGGTCGGCAAGATTAATCGCGGCATACTTTTATTACTTGGTGTAGAAAAGGGTGACTCGCAGCAGGAAGCAGATCGCCTGCTAAAAAAAGTACTCTCCTATCGCATATTCGATGATGAGTCAGGGAAGATGAATTTAAGCCTCATGGATGCAGGTGGTGCGCTTCTAATAGTTTCTCAGTTCACGCTAGTTGCAGATACCAAAAAGGGGTTGCGTCCAGGCTTTTCGTCGGGAGCAACTCCAGTTGATGGTTTAAAACTATACGACTACTTTGTTGCTCAGGCAAAAGACTTGCACCCTAAAGTAGAAACGGGGTGTTATGGAGCGGATATGAAGGTCTCATTAATAAATGATGGACCGGTTACATTCTTGTTAGAGTGTTAG
- a CDS encoding porin, whose translation MKKTLIASAVAAAALSTSAFAMDPATELAEKLDSMPTIYGNVQIVATYADVKSKTVQGAPERGMSDYGMADNGSTLGFKHSHEVAPGLTAFAKIEFEYSATEKQDANQGGGGGLGETDEAYLGLKGDFGSVWVGTNDTIYETWVEDVTDHYEYFGVVGEAEANFGNKEDRTVEYVTPSMGGFQLGAAYQMNGQGDNQAATKTRDNLIVGAKYSLDALTLALVYGNNEADNTPGAKGAYGFSAAYEMDAFKVGFSYETQEDYWSTASLLGVYTMGANQFALSYAMGEEDGTGRKGEVSTITVQALHNMSDNFYVYTEAQIGESEKISGGDYEASGSQAVLGATYVF comes from the coding sequence ATGAAAAAGACTCTGATTGCTTCAGCTGTTGCGGCAGCAGCACTATCTACCTCTGCATTCGCTATGGATCCAGCTACTGAGTTGGCTGAAAAGCTTGATAGCATGCCTACTATTTACGGTAACGTGCAGATTGTTGCTACTTATGCAGATGTAAAATCTAAAACAGTTCAGGGTGCTCCTGAGCGAGGAATGAGCGACTACGGTATGGCTGATAATGGCTCTACTCTTGGTTTTAAGCACTCTCATGAAGTTGCTCCTGGCCTAACTGCATTCGCAAAAATTGAGTTTGAATATAGTGCGACTGAAAAGCAAGATGCTAACCAAGGCGGCGGCGGCGGTCTAGGAGAGACTGATGAAGCTTACCTAGGCCTTAAAGGTGATTTCGGTTCTGTTTGGGTAGGTACTAACGATACTATCTATGAAACTTGGGTTGAAGATGTAACTGACCACTATGAGTACTTTGGTGTTGTAGGTGAGGCTGAGGCAAACTTTGGTAACAAAGAAGATCGTACTGTTGAGTATGTAACGCCAAGCATGGGTGGTTTTCAGCTGGGCGCTGCTTATCAAATGAACGGTCAAGGTGACAACCAGGCTGCTACTAAGACTCGTGATAACCTGATTGTCGGTGCTAAATACTCGTTAGACGCGCTTACTTTGGCGCTTGTGTATGGCAATAATGAAGCTGATAACACGCCTGGGGCTAAAGGTGCATATGGTTTCTCTGCTGCTTACGAGATGGATGCGTTTAAAGTTGGGTTCTCTTATGAAACTCAGGAAGACTACTGGAGCACGGCTTCTTTGCTAGGTGTTTATACTATGGGTGCTAACCAGTTTGCCCTTAGTTACGCAATGGGTGAAGAAGATGGCACTGGACGTAAGGGTGAGGTTTCTACGATTACTGTACAGGCCCTTCATAACATGTCTGATAACTTCTATGTTTACACTGAAGCTCAGATAGGTGAATCAGAGAAGATCTCTGGTGGTGATTATGAAGCGTCAGGTAGCCAAGCTGTTCTAGGTGCTACCTACGTATTCTAA